From the Lancefieldella sp. Marseille-Q7238 genome, one window contains:
- a CDS encoding DNA-binding protein has protein sequence MGFLSVAQIAELWGISERSVRNYCANGRVPGAFLVGKTWNIPADSVKPSRKNAKTPSTSPLLSRLIEEKSSKIKGGIYHKLQVELTYNSNHIEGSKLSLDQTRMIFETATIGVEGNPVHIDDIVETQNHFRAIDYVIDHAKDPLTEAIIKELHHILKTGTTDSVKDWFAVGDYKRLPNEVGGRETTLPENVAKEMKSLLKAYNSNSSHTFEEIVDYHVRFERIHPFQDGNGRVGRLIMLKECLTHDVVPFVITDDMKSFYYRGLSKWDKENGYLLDTCLTAQDRFKATLDYFRIAYDEN, from the coding sequence ATGGGATTTCTTTCTGTTGCTCAGATTGCTGAGCTCTGGGGCATATCTGAAAGAAGTGTGCGTAATTACTGCGCTAATGGACGCGTACCAGGCGCTTTTCTCGTGGGAAAAACTTGGAACATTCCAGCTGATTCGGTAAAACCTTCTCGAAAAAATGCTAAAACACCCTCAACAAGTCCGCTGCTTTCACGCTTGATTGAAGAAAAGTCCTCAAAAATAAAGGGCGGCATTTACCATAAGCTCCAGGTCGAGCTTACCTACAACTCTAATCACATTGAGGGAAGTAAACTCTCCCTTGATCAGACGCGCATGATTTTTGAAACGGCAACCATCGGTGTTGAAGGAAATCCTGTTCACATTGACGACATTGTAGAAACTCAGAACCACTTTCGCGCTATCGATTATGTGATTGACCATGCAAAAGACCCCCTTACAGAGGCCATCATCAAAGAACTTCACCATATTCTAAAAACGGGAACTACAGACTCTGTAAAAGATTGGTTTGCTGTTGGAGATTACAAACGCCTACCAAATGAGGTTGGTGGGCGAGAAACTACTCTTCCAGAAAATGTTGCTAAAGAGATGAAATCGCTGTTAAAGGCATATAACTCAAATAGCTCTCATACCTTTGAAGAAATTGTTGATTATCACGTTCGTTTTGAACGCATTCATCCATTCCAAGATGGCAATGGACGTGTCGGCAGGTTGATTATGCTTAAAGAATGCCTTACCCATGACGTTGTCCCGTTCGTAATTACTGATGATATGAAGTCTTTCTACTATCGAGGGCTCTCTAAGTGGGATAAGGAGAACGGCTATCTTCTTGATACCTGCCTTACGGCTCAGGATAGATTCAAAGCCACGTTGGATTACTTCCGAATTGCCTATGATGAAAATTGA
- a CDS encoding DUF2442 domain-containing protein: MKFHKIKEVSALVDLKLSVQFTNGTTKIYDVAPLMHRFSVFKLLEDESLFRDVVVDQGGYGIIWNDDLDLSCDELWENGTEVATPFDGLISFSDASELWGLSESTLRKAVAYGKIVPGVDARKYGKQWIINREAMMREYGNPVC; this comes from the coding sequence ATGAAATTTCATAAGATCAAAGAAGTTTCTGCGCTGGTTGACTTAAAGTTGAGCGTTCAATTTACTAATGGAACTACAAAAATCTACGATGTAGCTCCGCTTATGCATCGTTTTTCGGTTTTCAAGCTTCTGGAAGATGAATCGCTGTTCAGAGATGTTGTGGTTGATCAAGGTGGCTACGGTATTATCTGGAACGATGACCTTGATCTCTCTTGTGATGAGTTATGGGAGAACGGAACGGAAGTTGCGACTCCGTTCGATGGACTTATATCGTTTTCAGATGCTAGCGAACTCTGGGGCCTAAGCGAGTCAACTCTGCGTAAGGCTGTTGCATACGGCAAAATAGTTCCAGGAGTAGATGCTCGTAAGTATGGTAAGCAGTGGATTATTAACCGCGAAGCTATGATGCGTGAGTACGGCAACCCTGTGTGTTAA
- a CDS encoding DUF4160 domain-containing protein has protein sequence MPTLTRFYGIVIRMYFLGSEHNPPHIHAIYGEDTAAFDINSGEEIDGSLPLRAAGMVREWIEIHQTELLVMWETQEFKKIDPLV, from the coding sequence ATGCCTACACTTACACGGTTTTACGGGATAGTTATACGCATGTATTTCTTGGGCTCAGAACACAATCCACCGCATATACATGCAATTTACGGTGAGGATACTGCAGCTTTTGATATTAATTCGGGCGAGGAAATTGATGGTAGTCTGCCGCTTCGGGCTGCCGGTATGGTGCGCGAGTGGATAGAGATTCATCAAACTGAACTCCTGGTTATGTGGGAGACGCAAGAATTTAAGAAAATCGATCCGCTCGTCTAA